The proteins below come from a single Marinifilum sp. JC120 genomic window:
- a CDS encoding iron-containing alcohol dehydrogenase, with product MAVREQVNGFFIPSVTLIGIGAHKEIPARIKALGGKKPLLVTDKGITGVGITQQIVDILKAEGMDCVVYDDTIPNPTDKNVADGVKAYQDNKCDSLITLGGGSSHDCGKGVGLVVANGGKIHDYEGVDKSTKPMPPYVAVNTTAGTASEMTRFCIITDTSRKVKMAIVDWRVTPGIALDDPLLMMGMPPALTAATGMDALTHSVEAWVSTIATPITDACAEKSIRLINQFLRRAVANGQDIDAREGMCYAQYLGGMAFNNASLGHVHAMAHQLGGFYDLPHGECNAILLPHVEQHNLIANVERFATLAEWLGVDTSGMDQRDAADAALDAIRQLSADVGIPAGLKALGEKYGKKVSEKDIPTMTANAQKDACGLTNPRCMTDEAVAEIYKAAM from the coding sequence ATGGCAGTACGTGAACAAGTAAACGGTTTTTTTATTCCCAGCGTAACCCTTATCGGTATTGGCGCTCACAAAGAAATCCCCGCTCGCATCAAGGCTCTCGGCGGTAAAAAACCCCTGCTCGTAACTGACAAGGGTATCACCGGCGTAGGAATCACCCAGCAGATCGTTGACATTCTCAAAGCTGAAGGTATGGACTGCGTAGTCTACGATGACACCATTCCCAACCCTACTGACAAGAACGTAGCTGACGGCGTAAAAGCTTATCAGGACAACAAATGTGACTCCCTGATCACCCTTGGTGGCGGTAGCTCCCATGACTGCGGTAAAGGCGTAGGCCTTGTTGTTGCCAACGGCGGCAAAATTCATGATTATGAAGGCGTAGACAAATCTACTAAACCCATGCCTCCTTATGTAGCAGTTAACACTACCGCAGGTACTGCTTCTGAAATGACCCGTTTCTGCATCATCACCGATACTTCCCGCAAGGTTAAGATGGCTATCGTTGACTGGCGTGTAACTCCCGGCATCGCACTTGATGATCCGCTGCTGATGATGGGCATGCCTCCGGCACTGACCGCAGCAACCGGTATGGATGCACTGACTCACTCCGTTGAAGCTTGGGTTTCCACCATCGCCACCCCCATCACAGACGCTTGTGCTGAAAAATCCATCCGCCTGATCAACCAGTTCCTGCGCCGCGCAGTAGCTAACGGTCAGGATATCGATGCCCGTGAAGGTATGTGCTACGCCCAGTATCTCGGCGGCATGGCCTTCAACAACGCATCCCTCGGTCACGTACACGCTATGGCTCACCAGCTCGGCGGTTTCTATGACCTGCCTCACGGTGAGTGTAATGCTATCCTGCTGCCCCACGTTGAACAGCACAACCTGATCGCAAATGTTGAGCGTTTCGCTACTCTGGCTGAATGGCTCGGCGTGGACACAAGCGGTATGGACCAGCGCGATGCAGCTGACGCAGCACTCGATGCTATCCGCCAGCTCTCCGCTGACGTTGGTATCCCCGCAGGTCTGAAGGCACTTGGCGAAAAATACGGCAAGAAGGTTTCCGAAAAGGATATCCCGACTATGACTGCCAACGCCCAGAAAGATGCATGTGGTCTCACCAACCCCAGATGTATGACTGACGAAGCTGTTGCAGAAATCTATAAGGCTGCAATGTAA